The genomic interval AAGAACGGCAGCCCGGAGGTCGCTGAAATCGCGTCATTTCCTCCGCTCTCCATCATCCGTCATCTCCCATCAAACGACCATGTCCGAAATCGTCACCGCTCGATCCCACGAGAATCGCGTCCAGAGCATCCGCTGGAACGATCAGTCCCCACTGACGATGGCCTTGGAGACTCGCCGCGGGATGATCCACTGTGAGCACGGCATTTTCGTGGGCGGCAAGGCCGATGGGGTGGAAGTGGTCCAGATCGACACAGGGGTCGCCAAGGTCATGGTGCTGCCGACACGTGGGATGTCCATTTGGCAAATCGAGTGTGACGGTGTGCGTTTCGGGTGGAATTCACCCGTGGCGGGTCCCGTTCACCCATCGCTCGTCCCGATCAGCGAAAACTCCGGACTGGGATGGCTGGATGGTTTCGACGAACTGGTGGTCCGCTGCGGACTAGAGAGCAATGGAGCCCCCCAGCACGATAGTGCCGGACACCTCGTATACCCTCTGCACGGTCGAATCGGAAATCTGCCCGCCGACTCGCTATCGATCGAGTACGACGAAGCGTCGGGGCGGTTGGAGCTGATCGGCGAAGTCTGCGAGTCTCGACTTTTCTTTACCAACCTGCGTTTGCAAAGCCGACTGCGGGTCAACGCCGGGTCCGCCGATATCGAACTGCTAGACAACGTCACCAACGAGCGCAGCACCGCTGCAACGATGCAGTTGCTCTATCACATCAATGTCGGCAAGCCGGTGTTGGGCGAAAACGCCAAGCTGCTGGCTCCGCTGGAGGAACTTGCCCCCAAAGACGACCGATCGGCTGCAGAGATCGACCAGTGGAATCAGTTCGGGCCGCCGGAATCGGGCTACGCCGAACGAGTCTACTTCGCCAAACTTCGTGGCGACGATTGCAACGACACGTCTGTGATGTTGCACAATGCGGAGGCCAGCAGAGGACTGGCGGTGACGTACAACCTCGCCGGCTTGCCGAACTTTGTCCTTTGGAAGAACACCGCCGATGAAGCCGATGGCTACGTCGCGGGACTCGAGCCGGCAACCAACTTTCCCAACACACGAGCCTTTGAAGAATCACAGTCGCGTGTGGTGAAACTCAAGTCCGGTCAGACAGCAGCATTTCGCGTGACCATCCATCCGATCACGAGCAGCGAAGCGGTGACCGAGATGGAATCAAGAATCAAGAGCTTGGCGGGCGATCATTCACCAGAGATTCACTCGTCCCCCAAGTCGGGCTGGTCCGCCGGTGTGTAGCTGTAGCTCGACGCTCCAAGTCGTTGGCGACAAATCTTGACTTGACGCCTAATAAACGGTCCCGCCAATCGTATTTTCCGATGGTGTGTTGCTGCTGAATTCCCGGCCTGCGGCCATTTTTGCACGCTATCAATGCGAAAATCCGCCGTTTTTGGAAACGTTCGGCGTTGTCGATTCGTCATACTGAAATCGCGATATTGAGTATCGCGGCGTCAACTTGTCTGTTCTCCTCTGTCCCCTGACAGCTCCATGAAACGTCTTTTTGTCCCCTTTCTGATCCTGGCAACTCTGTTGGTCGTCTATCGAACCCATACCGCGGCGGAACCACAGCAACCTCAGGAACAGCAATCTCAGGAACAGTGGACGCGGGTGAAAGACGCGATGAACCAAGGGCTGCCGAAAACGGCGATCGAGGAACTTGCACCGATCATCGAGCGTTCCAAAGCAGAATCAAAATTCGACGAGTGGATCCACGCCGTGACGCTTCAGATCACCCTGGAGTCGAACATCGAAGGCAACCAACCGGTCGAAAGGATCACGCGTTTGGAAAAGGCGATTGAGACCGCTCCGCCGGAAACCAAGGCCGTGATGAACACTCTGTTGGCCAATTGGTACTGGAATCACTTTCGACAAAACCGCTGGCGTTATCAACAACGAACCCAATCCAGTGGCGGCGGCAGTGATGACATCGAGACCTGGGACTTGCCCCGCATCTTGGCCAAAGTCGACGAAGTGTTCACGACGGCACTGAGTGATAAAGCAGCACTGCAGCAGATCCCGATCGAACGTTTCGGCGAAGTCTTTGTCCCCGGCAACGTCAGCGACGCGTATCGGCCGACGCTGTTCGACGTGCTCGCTCACGACGCGTTGGAGTTCTACACAGCGGGAGAAC from Stieleria varia carries:
- a CDS encoding aldose 1-epimerase family protein yields the protein MSEIVTARSHENRVQSIRWNDQSPLTMALETRRGMIHCEHGIFVGGKADGVEVVQIDTGVAKVMVLPTRGMSIWQIECDGVRFGWNSPVAGPVHPSLVPISENSGLGWLDGFDELVVRCGLESNGAPQHDSAGHLVYPLHGRIGNLPADSLSIEYDEASGRLELIGEVCESRLFFTNLRLQSRLRVNAGSADIELLDNVTNERSTAATMQLLYHINVGKPVLGENAKLLAPLEELAPKDDRSAAEIDQWNQFGPPESGYAERVYFAKLRGDDCNDTSVMLHNAEASRGLAVTYNLAGLPNFVLWKNTADEADGYVAGLEPATNFPNTRAFEESQSRVVKLKSGQTAAFRVTIHPITSSEAVTEMESRIKSLAGDHSPEIHSSPKSGWSAGV